In Mercurialis annua linkage group LG5, ddMerAnnu1.2, whole genome shotgun sequence, a single genomic region encodes these proteins:
- the LOC126681835 gene encoding uncharacterized protein LOC126681835 gives MAEYEACIFGLEAVKAVNAKSLQIYGDSILVVHQAKGEWEVREENIKPYHDQLTNLLTGFENCRFSYLPREENQQADALATLMSVWDNPKQKTMKPLVMVRSKGPCHMTEQLMSVQFGPKEKPWFYDEQKFIEEREYPEDAKRKEKYSLRVFSRSFLSHAGVLYRRFTEGVLLRCVAQAETADTIEEVHSGVCGPHMNGYVLAKKIVRQG, from the coding sequence ATGGCTGAATACGAGGCTTGCATCTTCGGATTAGAAGCCGTGAAAGCAGTCAACGCAAAGAGTTTACAAATCTACGGAGACTCCATATTAGTAGTTCACCAAGCTAAAGGGGAATGGGAAGTTAGAGAGGAAAATATAAAGCCCTATCATGACCAGTTAACCAACCTTCTAACTGGATTCGAGAATTGTAGATTCTCCTACCTCCCGAGGGAAGAAAATCAACAAGCGGACGCCCTTGCAACACTAATGTCTGTCTGGGACAACCCAAAGCAGAAAACGATGAAACCATTGGTCATGGTAAGATCTAAGGGTCCGTGCCACATGACTGAACAATTAATGAGCGTACAATTCGGACCGAAAGAAAAACCGTGGTTCTATGATGAGCAGAAATTCATAGAGGAAAGAGAATATCCAGAAGATGCAAAACGTAAAGAGAAATACAGTCTCAGAGTCTTTTCCAGAAGTTTCCTTTCCCACGCAGGGGTATTATATAGAAGATTCACCGAAGGGGTGTTACTCAGATGTGTCGCCCAGGCAGAGACGGCAGATACAATAGAAGAAGTTCACTCCGGAGTATGCGGACCCCACATGAATGGTTACGTTTTAGCGAAGAAGATTGTCCGCCAAGGATAA